Genomic DNA from Candidatus Nitronereus thalassa:
ACGTCATACCCATTCACGGAGTCCAGTATAAATCCTTCATGCGCTTTCCATTTTTTTAACCCACCCGTTGCATACTCATTCAAAAAGAGTTCCTGCCTAGACATCACATTCTCCATAAGAAGATGCAGAATGAAATTGGGCATGAATCCTGGTTTCCGAACCTTGCAACCATCCATGTGTCTTCACATAACCGACCACCAGCTCAGCATTGGCTTCTGGAGAAGAATGTGTTGTTTCCAATTGCAATTCAGGAGATAACGGTTGCTCATAGGGATCATCAATTCCAGTAAATCCTGACAATTGTCCACGAGCCGCCTTAGAATACAGCCCTTTGGGGTCACGGCGCTGACATTCCTGAAGTGGCGTATTCATAAATACTTCGATAAAGTGATTCTCCCCAATCATCTGCCGAACTTCCTGGCGAATCGCACAATAGGGACTAATCGTTGCGCACACCACAATTCCCCCATGACGCACAATTTCTTTAGCGACAAACCCAATACGGCGGATATTGGTATTCCGGTCTTCTCGACTAAAACCCAATTCTTTGGACAGATGCGTCCGAATAACATCTCCGTCTAAGAGCGTCACCTCTCGTCCAAGCTCTAAGAATTGAGACGTCAGCGTTTGAGCTGTCGTCGACTTACCAGACGCACTAAGTCCAGTAAACCAAACACAAAATCCTCGTTGGGAAGACGGAAGGCTAGAGAAGGCTAGTTGATTATTGTCTACATGAAGAGTCATCTTGTTCCCTTTGCACAATCAACTTTTTACTAAACTCCATCCATCAAAATTGCCCTTACCATTACTGTTGGCAAACTAACTCATTGACCTTTTCTGACACCTGCGAGACCACCATACTGGCAATACGTTGCGCGCCAAAACCATCAACAACCCTCTTTCCGTTTTGAGCCATTTGCTCACGCTTCAATGGATTATCTAGCAATTGAATTATTTCGCGAGAAATATCCACTACTTCTACATGTTCGTGCAGACCCAAACACATGGCAGCCCCCTCCTGAGATAGAGCTCTTGCGGATTCAACATGATCTTCTGTAAGACAAAGATACACAGTCGGCACACCCATGGCTGCCAACTCATACGCAGTGATACCAAAAGATGCCAGCGCAACATCGGCTTGATTCATAAGGTCAGACATCGTTTTAGGTCCAAAGTGAATTTCAACATCCAAACTAGAACCTTCCACCCAATTTGTAATAGCTAGAATTTGTCGACATGCTGGACCAAGAACCAAAAGGACTCGACAGTCAGACTCTAAACTTGCCAAAGCTTCAAGTGCTTTAAGGGTTAGTCCTGCGGGATCACTGGCTCCCATGGTTACCAAAATAACTGGACGACTCTTGGGCAAAAACGCTGAGGGTGTTCGAAACTCATCTCGCAAAATGATCCACTCCCACCCAGAATGCATCTGCCCGGTAAACCCGTTCCAATCCATACGGTGTACTTGTGGAACCGGTGGATAAAAAGCGAGATCGGCATCCAAGCGACGGTCGGTAGGATCATCGATGGTCACAATCAGTTTTCCCTCGTCTCGCAACCGTTGCACCACCTCGCGAGGCAATTCATCACGGACATCCAACACCACAACCTCGGCATGGATGGCTTGGCAAAGATCTCGAAGCCACACTCCTTGATCGGGTAAATTTGGGGTCAACCCTCTTACGACACGATATCCCCGTTCCTCACATAGACCAACACCCAAGGCATCTCGCCGCATGGCAAAGGTCACCGCACAGCCATGCTGAAGTCGGAATTCATCGGCCAAAGCCAAACACCTGGTCACATGACCGAACCCAATTTCGGAAGATCCGTCACATCGAATAAGAATAGTAGGACCAGCCTGTTTCATGGATTACTCCGGCCAAGAACTCGGGTTAAGTAAGGGTTCATCGGATAGTCCCCACGACTGCGCACAATAAAATTCCTCCGTGGGCAACGGGCCACATTCTATGGAATCTAAGGTCTCTTGAAGTTCGGCTTGTGTACGCAAACCAACGAGAGCGGTCGTCACTCCTGGAGTAGACACACAAAACCGCAACGCCATCCGAGACACGTCCCTCCAAGACCCTTCAAGATACCCACAAATTTTTTCTGCACTATTTTTGAGAGGCTCAAGGGTAGCAGGAAGCCATTGCGCTTTCTCAGTCAGCACTCCTT
This window encodes:
- the cysC gene encoding adenylyl-sulfate kinase gives rise to the protein MTLHVDNNQLAFSSLPSSQRGFCVWFTGLSASGKSTTAQTLTSQFLELGREVTLLDGDVIRTHLSKELGFSREDRNTNIRRIGFVAKEIVRHGGIVVCATISPYCAIRQEVRQMIGENHFIEVFMNTPLQECQRRDPKGLYSKAARGQLSGFTGIDDPYEQPLSPELQLETTHSSPEANAELVVGYVKTHGWLQGSETRIHAQFHSASSYGECDV